The Saccharopolyspora gregorii genomic interval CGGCTGCGGCCCTGGGTGGACGTGGTGCTGGAGGCGTTCGGCCCGGGCCGGTTGATGTTCGGGTCGGACTGGCCGGTGTGCCTGCTGTCGGCGTCGTACCGCGAGGTGCTGGAGCTGACGTCGCGGTTGCTGGACGGCCTGTCGAAGCACGAGCGGGCCGCGATCTTCGACGGCACGGCCCGCGAGGTCTACGAGCTCTGACCCGTGCGCGGCGGTGGTCTCGGAAGGGGATCTTCGACGCATCCCGGGCAACCGCGTTTTTCCCGGCCCGGAACGGTGGTCATTTCTGACCCGTTCGGCGTAATCTGACGCTGCCCGCCTCACCCCGCCCCCTCGGTGAGGCGGGCTTCTAATGTTCCGGCCGGACCCCGCCGACGCAGGCGTTTCCCCGCGCGGCACCGAACGTGCTGGTCTCGGCACCGCGCGGAGCGGGCGTCGGCGGGTTCGCCCGAACAGACGATCAACGGGTGCGGGTCACCTTGGACAGCCCGCGCGGCCGGTCCGGGTCGCCGCCGCGGGCCAGCGCCAGCTCGAGGGCGAGCTGCTGCACCGGCAGGATCTCCAGCACCGGCGCCAGCTCCTCGGCGCACCCGGGCACCGGGATGTGGTGCTCCGCGGCGGGCCCGGAGCCGAGGGTGCGCACGTCGGCGCCGCGTTCGCGGACCACGTCGAGCACCTCGCGCATCGCGGCGCCGCCCCGTCCTCCGCCGCTGACCGCGAGCACCGCGGTGGCGGGGTCGATGGCGGCGACGGGCCCGTGCAGCAGGTCGGCACCGCTGTAGGCGCGGGCCGGCAGGTAGCTCGTCTCGGCGAGCTTGAGCGCCGCCTCCAGCGCGGTGGCCAGCGAGTAGCCGCGGGCGGTGGTGACCAGCCGCTCGGTGGAGCGCAGCCGCTGCACCGCCTCGCCGACCGCCGCGGTGCTCTCGGCCAGCGCCCGCCGCGCCAGGTCGGGCAGCCCGGCGGCGGCCTGCCCGGTGCCGCCGCGGATCGCGTCGACCAGCAGGTACAGCGCGAGCAGCGTGGCGCTGTAGGTCTTGGTGGCGGCCACCGCCAGCTCCTGCCCGGCGCGGACGTGCACCGAGAGCTCGGCGGCCGCGTTCAGCGCCGAGTCCGGCGTGTTGGTGATCGCGACGGTGGTCGCGCCGCGGCGGCGGGCGGATTCGGTGACCTCGATGAGGTCGGGCGAGCCGCCGCTCTGGCTGACCGTCAGCAGCAGCACGTCGCTGAGGTCGGGCTGCGCGCCGTAGAGGGTGGT includes:
- a CDS encoding SIS domain-containing protein, with product MSEANPGENMRAEIDEQPRIFAELLEATDIAAVASTIAQRKPRFALLAARGSSDHAALYAKYLIEVLLQLPAGLVSPSTTTLYGAQPDLSDVLLLTVSQSGGSPDLIEVTESARRRGATTVAITNTPDSALNAAAELSVHVRAGQELAVAATKTYSATLLALYLLVDAIRGGTGQAAAGLPDLARRALAESTAAVGEAVQRLRSTERLVTTARGYSLATALEAALKLAETSYLPARAYSGADLLHGPVAAIDPATAVLAVSGGGRGGAAMREVLDVVRERGADVRTLGSGPAAEHHIPVPGCAEELAPVLEILPVQQLALELALARGGDPDRPRGLSKVTRTR